The Deltaproteobacteria bacterium PRO3 genome has a window encoding:
- a CDS encoding thiolase family protein, translating into MPATRDAVIVSAVRSPMGRALKGQFVNLRIDDLGAAVVKEAVARAKGLDPAEIEDVIIGCAMPEGEQGMNVARNISFLAGIPNTAAAVTTNRFCASGLQSIMDAARAIMVGDGEVFVAGGIETMSHVPMGGFNPSLNPKLMKAGMPDAYISMGLTAENVAEKYKVSRADMDQFAYESHQKAVKAIKDGKFKNEIVAIEVPQADGSVKKIDIDEGPRGDTTVEKLATLKPVFRENGSVTAGNSSPLTDGAAAVIVMSAEKAKVLGLKPLARIHAMAVAGCDPEIMGIGPIPAVRKVLKRAGKTINDIDIVEMNEAFASQSLASARELGIDLKKLNPHGGAIALGHPLGCSGARIMATLINDLFTYDKKWGLETMCIGGGQGAACIIERL; encoded by the coding sequence ATGCCTGCCACCCGTGATGCCGTCATTGTCAGCGCCGTCCGCAGCCCGATGGGCCGGGCGCTCAAAGGCCAATTCGTCAATCTCCGCATCGACGACCTGGGCGCCGCCGTGGTCAAAGAGGCCGTCGCCCGCGCGAAGGGCCTGGATCCGGCCGAGATCGAAGACGTCATCATCGGCTGCGCGATGCCGGAAGGCGAGCAGGGCATGAACGTCGCCCGCAACATCAGCTTCCTGGCGGGCATCCCCAACACCGCGGCCGCCGTCACCACCAACCGCTTCTGCGCCTCCGGCCTCCAGTCCATCATGGACGCGGCCCGGGCCATCATGGTCGGCGACGGCGAGGTCTTCGTCGCCGGCGGCATCGAGACCATGTCGCACGTTCCGATGGGCGGCTTCAATCCATCGCTCAACCCCAAGCTGATGAAGGCCGGCATGCCCGACGCCTACATCAGCATGGGCCTCACCGCCGAAAACGTCGCCGAGAAGTACAAGGTCTCGCGCGCCGACATGGACCAATTCGCCTACGAGAGCCACCAGAAGGCCGTGAAGGCGATCAAGGACGGGAAGTTCAAAAACGAGATCGTCGCGATCGAGGTCCCCCAGGCCGACGGCAGCGTCAAGAAGATCGACATCGACGAGGGCCCCCGCGGCGACACCACGGTCGAGAAGCTGGCCACCTTAAAGCCGGTGTTCCGCGAGAACGGCTCGGTCACCGCCGGCAACTCCTCCCCCCTCACCGACGGCGCCGCCGCGGTGATCGTGATGAGCGCCGAGAAGGCCAAGGTCCTGGGGCTGAAGCCCCTGGCCCGTATCCACGCGATGGCGGTGGCCGGCTGCGACCCCGAGATCATGGGCATCGGCCCCATCCCCGCGGTGCGCAAGGTCCTGAAGCGCGCCGGCAAGACGATCAACGACATCGACATCGTCGAGATGAACGAGGCCTTCGCCTCGCAGTCGCTGGCCAGCGCCCGCGAGCTGGGCATCGACCTCAAGAAGCTCAATCCCCACGGCGGCGCGATCGCCCTGGGCCACCCCCTCGGCTGCTCCGGCGCCCGCATCATGGCCACGCTGATCAACGACCTGTTCACCTACGACAAGAAGTGGGGCCTCGAGACCATGTGCATCGGCGGCGGACAGGGCGCGGCCTGCATCATCGAACGCTTATAA